From the genome of Haloterrigena sp. KLK7, one region includes:
- a CDS encoding DUF2071 domain-containing protein has protein sequence MVVPLRMGWRHLLFENWPVEPSLLEAHLPRGLTVDEHDGRGWLSVIPFTNVAVRPQGCPKRLGIRLPEINLRTYVRRDGEPAVYFFSLDAQGIASVLGARLFHHLPYYYARIALESRDGRIRFSSRRKHPGARPAAYEATYRPTGDPISAPDDPLARFLVERYRFYTEAPDGTIRQTRVDHEPWTLYPATADVETNTLLRANGFEIPETEPVYYYSPGLDVRAARSESV, from the coding sequence ATGGTCGTTCCCTTGCGGATGGGTTGGCGCCACCTGCTCTTCGAGAACTGGCCGGTCGAACCGTCGCTGCTCGAGGCCCACCTCCCGAGGGGCCTCACCGTCGACGAACACGACGGCCGCGGCTGGCTCTCCGTGATTCCGTTCACCAATGTCGCCGTTCGGCCACAGGGCTGTCCGAAGCGGCTGGGGATCCGGCTGCCCGAGATCAACCTGCGAACGTACGTCCGCCGGGACGGCGAGCCGGCCGTCTACTTCTTCAGTCTCGACGCTCAGGGGATCGCGAGCGTGCTCGGGGCGCGGCTGTTCCACCACCTCCCCTACTACTACGCGCGGATCGCCCTCGAGTCCCGGGACGGTCGAATTCGGTTCTCGAGTCGGCGCAAGCATCCCGGCGCGCGTCCGGCCGCGTACGAGGCCACCTATCGGCCGACGGGAGACCCGATCTCGGCGCCCGACGATCCGCTGGCGCGGTTCCTCGTGGAGCGGTACCGGTTCTACACCGAGGCGCCGGACGGGACGATCCGCCAGACGCGAGTCGATCACGAGCCGTGGACGCTCTATCCCGCGACCGCCGACGTCGAGACGAACACGCTACTGCGGGCGAACGGGTTCGAGATCCCCGAGACGGAGCCGGTGTACTACTACAGTCCCGGGCTGGACGTGCGAGCGGCGCGCAGCGAGTCCGTGTGA
- a CDS encoding PH domain-containing protein has translation MAFSTTPDWFHISDEDDIVWESRPHPVSMGSRLPIGVAVAIVGLVMAGWTASDGIGFLTIVGVLVAVAGTALAGARYLVWTNTRYVITTSELYKKHGVVSRDVTQFRLERVQNTSLSQSVVGRALGYGDLTVYTAGSGEPELVFERVPEPELASRLLSDQLEETAVSSEGTAV, from the coding sequence ATGGCGTTCAGCACGACGCCCGACTGGTTTCACATCAGCGACGAGGACGACATCGTCTGGGAGAGTCGTCCCCACCCCGTCTCGATGGGGTCGCGGCTCCCGATCGGCGTCGCGGTCGCGATCGTCGGCCTCGTGATGGCCGGCTGGACGGCGAGTGACGGCATCGGCTTCCTGACGATCGTCGGCGTCCTCGTCGCCGTCGCCGGAACGGCCCTGGCGGGCGCGCGCTACCTCGTCTGGACGAACACGCGCTACGTGATCACGACCTCGGAGCTCTACAAGAAGCACGGCGTCGTCTCGCGGGACGTCACCCAGTTCCGCCTCGAGCGCGTCCAGAACACCAGCCTCAGCCAGAGCGTCGTCGGACGCGCGCTCGGCTACGGCGACCTGACCGTCTACACCGCCGGCTCCGGCGAACCGGAACTCGTCTTCGAACGCGTCCCCGAACCCGAACTCGCCTCGCGGCTGCTGAGCGACCAGCTCGAGGAGACGGCGGTCTCGAGCGAGGGGACGGCCGTCTGA
- a CDS encoding DEAD/DEAH box helicase, which translates to MEVAEVLPEFADAFAFEEFNRMQREALPGLLESEDNVVASAPTASGKTALAELAICKALADGGTALFIAPLRALTNEKEDDWDRFEDLDYSVYVVTGERDLNPRRARRADILVMTPEKLDSATRKHDSRRYDFVTDIDVCVIDEVHLLDADRRGSVLEVTISRLRRLCDPRVVALSATMPNVDDVAAWLDAPEETTFEFGDEYRPVDLQSGVKTYTHGDNAFADKYRRLYRALDLAEPHLREDGQALVFVSSRQDTVQAAKKARDEIAERDIPMGARGDYDFHTDAKELDDATLRKSVLDGVAFHHAGLSKNDRDLVEEWFKEGHVELLFSTSTLAWGVNLPARCVVIRDTKYHDPLEGEVDMSPLDVLQMLGRAGRPGYDDVGYGWVVCDGADADKYRRLLRDGKEIESRLAESLETHLNAEIAMGTITDLEEVMDWLETTFYYVRGQSKPEAYDFPNLRERVRNCLEDLVERGFVEIGDSANLSIEPTPRGKLASEYYLRLETAANFAALCDRVDEGTIDLETGDILETIATAEEFDSVSARQSERDAIDAVLVGQETDDLEAGQRKVLAILRGAADGSTPSELASDAWVIRRNATRLVSALGAFLDRFVGPHAANLARRVEARIENGVAEDAVGLTAIDGVGPGRASKLSKEGLSAPGDIVDVGVEGLVDAGLSEGVAERVFEGAQSLPALEIDWGAFPETIATGENEVCEVTVRNVGEPARAGIRVTVNGVEMTSTNSYLRDTDTVPVGVFGADADVLEYTVSVAFPEEPLVPIEASRTVTVE; encoded by the coding sequence ATGGAGGTCGCCGAGGTTCTCCCCGAATTCGCCGACGCCTTCGCCTTCGAGGAGTTCAACCGAATGCAACGCGAGGCACTGCCAGGGCTGCTCGAGTCCGAGGACAACGTGGTCGCGAGCGCGCCGACGGCCTCGGGCAAGACCGCGCTGGCGGAGCTGGCGATCTGCAAGGCGCTGGCCGACGGCGGCACCGCGCTCTTTATCGCGCCGCTGCGGGCGCTGACGAACGAGAAGGAGGACGACTGGGACCGCTTCGAGGACCTCGACTACTCGGTGTACGTCGTCACGGGCGAGCGGGACCTGAACCCGCGGCGCGCGCGGCGCGCGGACATCCTCGTGATGACCCCCGAGAAGCTCGACTCGGCGACGCGGAAACACGACTCGCGACGATACGACTTCGTCACCGACATCGACGTCTGCGTCATCGACGAGGTCCACCTGCTCGACGCCGATCGGCGGGGCTCGGTGCTCGAGGTGACGATCTCCCGCCTCCGGCGCCTCTGCGATCCCCGCGTCGTCGCGCTCTCGGCGACGATGCCCAACGTCGACGACGTGGCGGCGTGGCTCGACGCCCCCGAGGAGACCACCTTCGAGTTCGGCGACGAGTACCGGCCCGTCGATCTCCAATCGGGCGTCAAGACCTACACGCACGGCGACAACGCCTTCGCGGACAAGTACCGCCGCCTCTATCGCGCCCTCGATCTGGCCGAACCGCATCTGCGGGAAGACGGCCAGGCGCTCGTCTTCGTCTCCTCCCGCCAGGACACCGTCCAGGCGGCCAAGAAGGCCAGAGACGAGATCGCCGAACGCGATATCCCGATGGGCGCCCGCGGCGACTACGACTTTCATACCGACGCGAAGGAACTCGACGACGCAACGCTCCGCAAGTCGGTGCTGGACGGCGTCGCCTTCCACCACGCCGGCCTCTCGAAGAACGACCGCGACCTCGTCGAGGAGTGGTTCAAGGAGGGCCACGTCGAACTCCTCTTCTCGACGTCGACGCTGGCCTGGGGCGTCAACCTGCCCGCTCGCTGCGTCGTGATCCGGGACACGAAGTACCACGATCCGCTCGAGGGGGAGGTCGACATGAGCCCCCTGGACGTCCTCCAGATGCTCGGCCGCGCCGGACGGCCGGGGTACGACGACGTCGGCTACGGCTGGGTGGTCTGTGACGGCGCGGACGCAGACAAGTATCGGCGCCTGCTGCGCGACGGCAAGGAGATCGAGTCCCGCCTCGCCGAGAGCTTGGAGACCCATCTCAATGCCGAGATCGCGATGGGGACCATCACCGATCTCGAGGAGGTCATGGACTGGCTCGAGACCACCTTCTACTACGTCCGCGGCCAGTCGAAACCCGAGGCGTACGACTTCCCGAACCTCCGCGAGCGCGTTCGGAACTGCCTCGAGGACCTCGTCGAGCGCGGCTTCGTCGAGATCGGCGACTCCGCGAATCTCTCGATCGAACCGACGCCGCGGGGCAAACTCGCCTCCGAGTACTACCTGCGACTCGAGACGGCCGCGAACTTCGCGGCCCTCTGTGACCGCGTCGACGAGGGAACGATCGACCTCGAGACCGGTGACATCCTCGAGACGATCGCGACCGCCGAGGAGTTCGACTCGGTATCGGCCCGGCAGTCCGAACGGGACGCGATCGACGCGGTGCTGGTCGGCCAGGAGACCGACGACCTCGAGGCGGGCCAGCGGAAGGTGTTGGCGATCCTCCGGGGAGCGGCCGACGGCTCGACGCCGTCGGAACTGGCCAGCGACGCGTGGGTGATCCGGCGCAACGCGACGCGACTCGTCTCAGCGCTCGGGGCCTTCCTGGATCGGTTCGTGGGCCCCCACGCCGCGAACCTCGCCCGGCGCGTCGAGGCCCGGATCGAGAACGGCGTCGCCGAGGACGCGGTCGGCCTGACGGCCATCGACGGCGTCGGACCGGGTCGGGCGAGCAAGCTCTCGAAGGAGGGGCTGTCGGCCCCCGGTGACATCGTCGACGTCGGCGTCGAGGGGCTCGTCGACGCCGGCCTCTCCGAGGGCGTCGCCGAGCGCGTCTTCGAAGGCGCCCAGTCGCTGCCCGCCCTCGAGATCGACTGGGGGGCGTTCCCCGAGACGATCGCCACCGGCGAGAACGAGGTCTGCGAGGTGACGGTCCGCAACGTCGGCGAACCGGCGCGGGCCGGCATTCGCGTGACGGTCAACGGAGTCGAGATGACCAGCACGAACAGCTACCTCCGCGATACGGACACCGTTCCCGTCGGCGTCTTCGGCGCCGACGCAGACGTTCTCGAGTACACAGTCAGCGTCGCCTTCCCCGAGGAGCCGCTGGTGCCGATCGAAGCGAGTCGGACGGTCACGGTCGAGTGA
- the lipA gene encoding lipoyl synthase: MSSARKPDWLKMRPPSGREFTDIRETLRERDLHTVCEEANCPNLGECWSGGAGTGDGEGGTATFMLMGDRCSRACNFCDVETGGMEALDPDEPENVAEAVAEIGLDYVVLTSVDRDDLPDQGAGHFAETIREIKERHPGILVEVLIPDFQGEERLVRKIIDADPDVIAHNVETVERLQFPVRDRRAGYEQSLSVLEQVDRESDIYTKTSIMLGHGEYDHEVYQTLADCRERGVDVVTLGQYLRPSMDHLEVRRYDHPDKYETWRRVAEEELGFLYCASGPMVRSSYKAGELFVDAVLREGKTVEEARADARRDGQTPAAE, from the coding sequence ATGAGCAGCGCACGCAAGCCCGATTGGCTCAAGATGCGGCCGCCGTCGGGTCGGGAGTTCACCGACATTCGGGAGACGCTGCGCGAGCGAGACCTCCACACGGTCTGCGAGGAGGCCAACTGCCCGAATCTGGGCGAGTGCTGGTCCGGCGGCGCCGGAACGGGCGACGGGGAGGGCGGAACGGCCACCTTCATGCTGATGGGCGATCGCTGCTCTCGAGCCTGTAACTTCTGTGACGTCGAGACGGGCGGGATGGAGGCCCTCGACCCCGACGAGCCGGAAAACGTCGCCGAGGCGGTCGCCGAGATCGGGCTGGACTACGTGGTCCTGACCTCGGTCGACCGCGACGACCTGCCCGATCAAGGAGCCGGTCACTTCGCGGAGACGATCCGCGAGATCAAGGAGCGCCATCCGGGCATCCTGGTCGAGGTGCTGATTCCCGACTTCCAGGGCGAGGAGCGTCTCGTCCGGAAGATCATCGACGCCGATCCGGACGTGATCGCCCACAACGTCGAGACCGTCGAGCGCCTCCAGTTCCCCGTCCGGGACCGCCGGGCGGGCTACGAGCAGAGCCTGAGCGTCCTCGAGCAGGTCGACCGCGAGTCCGATATCTACACGAAAACGTCGATCATGCTCGGCCACGGCGAGTACGACCACGAGGTCTACCAGACGCTGGCCGACTGCCGCGAGCGCGGGGTCGACGTCGTCACGCTCGGGCAGTACCTCCGGCCCTCGATGGATCACCTCGAGGTGCGCCGCTACGACCACCCGGACAAGTACGAGACGTGGCGACGCGTCGCCGAAGAGGAACTGGGATTCCTCTACTGCGCCAGCGGCCCGATGGTGCGCTCGTCGTACAAGGCCGGCGAACTGTTCGTCGACGCCGTGTTGCGGGAGGGCAAGACCGTCGAGGAGGCGCGAGCGGACGCGCGACGCGATGGGCAGACGCCGGCGGCCGAGTGA